One Ovis aries strain OAR_USU_Benz2616 breed Rambouillet chromosome 4, ARS-UI_Ramb_v3.0, whole genome shotgun sequence DNA window includes the following coding sequences:
- the LOC101110500 gene encoding olfactory receptor 9A4, whose amino-acid sequence MLGNHSSATEFYLLGFSGSRELRHILFATFFFFYSVTLIGNTVIIVIVCLDKRLQSPMYFFLGHLSALEILVTTIVVPVMLWGLLLPGMQAISLAACVTQLFLYLTLGTTEFALLGAMAVDRYVAVCNPLRYNVIMNSRTCNLVVIVSWLSGVLFQIWPVYATFQLSYCKSNVVDNFFCDRGQLLKLSCDNTLFMEFILFLMAVFVLFGSLIPTIVSYTCIVSTILKIPSASGRRKAFSTCASHFTCVVIGYGSCLFLYVKPKQTQATDYNRVVSLMVSVVTPFLNPFIFTLRNDKVIEALRDRVKQCCHLFRN is encoded by the coding sequence ATGTTGGGGAATCACTCCAGTGCCACTGAATTCTATCTCCTTGGCTTCTCTGGATCTAGAGAACTACGCCATATCCTCTTTGCtaccttcttcttcttctactCAGTGACATTAATCGGTAACACAGTCATCATTGTGATTGTCTGTCTTGATAAACGGCTGCAGTCtcccatgtatttcttccttgGTCATCTCTCGGCCTTGGAGATCCTGGTGACCACCATTGTCGTCCCCGTGATGCTCTGGGGGCTGCTGCTCCCTGGGATGCAGGCAATATCTCTGGCTGCATGTGTCACCCAGCTCTTCCTGTACCTTACTCTGGGAACCACAGAGTTTGCCCTGTTGGGAGCGATGGCTGTGGACCGTTACGTGGCCGTCTGTAACCCCCTGAGGTACAACGTCATTATGAACAGCCGCACCTGCAACTTGGTGGTAATTGTGTCATGGTTGTCTGGGGTCCTTTTTCAAATTTGGCCAGTTTATGCCACATTTCAGCTTTCCTACTGCAAATCAAATGTGGTGGACAATTTTTTCTGTGACCGAGGGCAATTGCTCAAACTATCCTGCGATAATACTCTTTTCATGGAATTCATCCTCTTCTTAATggctgtttttgttctttttggttCTTTGATCCCTACAATTGTCTCCTACACCTGCATCGTCTCCACCATCCTCAAGATCCCCTCGGCCTCCGGCCGCAGGAAAGCCTTCTCTACGTGTGCCTCCCACTTCACCTGTGTTGTGATTGGTTACGGCAGCTGCTTGTTCCTCTACGTGAAACCCAAGCAAACGCAGGCCACGGACTACAACAGGGTTGTTTCCCTGATGGTTTCCGTAGTCACTCCTTTCCTCAACCCTTTCATCTTCACTCTCCGGAACGACAAAGTCATAGAAGCACTTCGGGACAGAGTGAAACAGTGCTGTCATCTGTTCAGAAACTAG
- the LOC101110228 gene encoding serine/threonine-protein phosphatase 6 catalytic subunit-like yields MAPLDLDKYVEIARLCKYLPENDLKWLCDYVCDLLLEESNVQPVSTPVTVCEDIHGQFYDLCELFRTGGQIPDTNYIFMGDFVDRGYYSLETFTYLLALKAKWPDRITLLRGNHESRQITQVYGFYDECQTKYGNANAWRYCTKVFDMLTVAALIDEQILCVHGGLSPDIKTLDQIQTIERNQEIPHKGAFCDLVWSDPEDVDTWAISPRGASWLFGAKITNEFVHINNLKLISRAHQLVHEGCKFMFDEKLVTVWSAPNCCYRCGNIASVMVFKDVNTREPKLFRAVPDSERVIPPRTTTPYFL; encoded by the coding sequence ATGGCGCCCCTGGACTTGGACAAGTATGTGGAGATAGCGCGGCTATGCAAATACCTACCGGAGAACGACTTGAAGTGGCTATGTGACTACGTTTGTGACCTCCTGTTGGAAGAATCAAATGTCCAGCCAGTATCAACACCAGTAACAGTGTGTGAAGACATACATGGACAGTTTTATGACCTTTGTGAACTATTCAGAACTGGAGGTCAGATTCCTGACACAAACTACATATTTATGGGTGATTTTGTAGACCGAGGTTACTATAGTTTGGAGACCTTCACTTACCTTCTTGCACTAAAGGCTAAATGGCCTGATCGTATTACACTTTTGCGAGGAAATCATGAGAGTAGACAGATAACACAGGTGTATGGATTTTATGATGAGTGCCAAACCAAATATGGAAATGCTAATGCCTGGAGATACTGTACCAAAGTTTTTGACATGCTCACAGTAGCAGCTTTAATAGATGAGCAGATTTTGTGTGTTCATGGTGGTTTATCTCCTGATATCAAAACACTGGATCAAATTCAAACCATTGAACGGAATCAGGAAATTCCCCATAAAGGAGCATTTTGTGATCTGGTTTGGTCAGATCCTGAAGATGTGGATACTTGGGCAATCAGTCCCCGAGGAGCAAGTTGGCTTTTTGGCGCAAAGATCACAAATGAGTTTGTTCATATCAACAACCTAAAACTCATCTCCAGAGCACATCAGTTAGTGCATGAAGGCTGTAAGTTTATGTTTGATGAGAAGCTGGTAACAGTATGGTCTGCTCCTAATTGCTGCTATCGTTGTGGAAATATTGCTTCAGTCATGGTCTTCAAAGATGTAAATACAAGAGAACCAAAGTTATTCCGTGCAGTTCCAGATTCAGAACGCGTTATTCCTCCCAGAACGACGACGCCGTATTTTCTTTGA